A single region of the Maylandia zebra isolate NMK-2024a linkage group LG17, Mzebra_GT3a, whole genome shotgun sequence genome encodes:
- the LOC101471004 gene encoding plexin-C1, which translates to MILLLALLSVLLGKPSLCLVEDGGFTFDGNIRQFAMTSNTVYIATEERLYQLSHDLTLINSLTQRGIIKTGNQQDDVQFHRVSDTAEGNTTFSINVLLPFTSNDSLISCGVTDDDCSYCEVLDLKNISNLLYREHIQVGPLKSSSRSVSFLVDVKKKTQTDTYILTAIQQNREKPENNKCGVNQKTINLQNTDNKQGGGIFSVTDRASGTPQITSKGDVEFVDGFQLNSTIYLFSNALSAQTNRVRLIWLKGEKSKTDTLKSLRGATLSVSDGDSSRLVASSVIPGEQPVLWSGVFSVDGGDTDTKLMVFDISPDYSRNTDRDPDFYTSVPSEVTPKILKPKAVLFRHSYMTSVLAVRQRGWMVFFIGTGDGQLIKLSVDRNYHAACPTVLYRTSDDRKVFPKLHLDPVGHKHVYVPFRNQIRRVPVSKCSTYTNVQECWSAQDPYCGWCGSKSSCTFEDDCTDSDWLSIPDESQHKMISHKVEKDTNGQILLKIHTHLTVGQEVSSNFTCQFTARSSSICALNNPPPQFPQCTCILSDRTLPADGLHVTVKFRLGSTQLSEQLRLTNCSDISGPPSSVLCQQCIKAGCGWNTNRCSWADQTEINDSVCQNVQSGKNFSIPEISSITPSVVSFYGRNHAVLSGRNLDNVTAVRMQADTDCTPKESSIWDNTGFSLTFHIPSSNIKGVVNVCLLLPDGRCHGKAKITYSSLPSCTNITPSSSWISGKRKITLMGSHLNFVEGVFHSHAMQDVRLPRNISSEYLTYNSPAAGSISSSTMFVKVANETLACSIKLPYYPDPEFTSFTVIRTGEDVRITIQKKTDKLEMMIDELSAWGVQDNTEYQCIMKAKETSNNSDSFICEIKRLTNPEFEELLINYGDRTVSLGLDSQLHEALQILRFMLIPCVIAVLVIIYFWQKRLTIEMNKL; encoded by the exons ATGATCCTGCTGCTCGCTCTGCTTTCTGTTCTTTTGGGAAAACCGAGTTTGTGCCTGGTGGAGGATGGAGGCTTTACATTTGATGGAAATATCCGCCAATTCGCCATGACCTCCAACACGGTTTACATCGCCACAGAGGAGAGGCTGTACCAGCTGAGCCACGACCTGACTCTGATCAACAGTCTGACCCAGAGGGGAATAATAAAGACCGGAAACCAGCAGGATGATGTGCAGTTTCACCGGGTTTCTGACACAGCTGAGGGGAACACAACTTTCAGCATCAACGTGTTGTTGCCTTTTACAAGCAATGACTCTCTGATCAGCTGCGGTGTGACTGACGATGACTGCAGTTACTGCGAGGTTCTGGACCTGAAGAACATCTCCAACCTTCTGTACAGAGAACACATCCAGGTGGGACCtctgaaaagcagcagcaggtcAGTCAGCTTTCTGGTGGATGTGAAGAAGAAAACTCAGACTGACACTTACATTCTGACCGCGATccaacaaaacagagaaaagcccGAAAACAACAAGTGTGGTGTCAATCAGAAGACTATCAACCTTCAAAATACAGATAACAAACAAGGTGGAGGTATATTTTCTGTAACTGATAGAGCTTCAGGCACACCTCAGATCACAAGTAAAGGTGATGTGGAGTTTGTTGACGGGTTTCAGCTTAATTCAACCATCTATCTGTTCTCCAACGCGCTCTCAGCTCAAACAAACAGAGTCCGTCTCATTTGGCTCAAAGGcgaaaaaagcaaaactgatACACTCAAGTCTCTGCGGGGCGCGACTCTCAGTGTCTCTGACGGTGACAGCAGCAGACTCGTGGCCTCCTCGGTCATCCCGGGGGAGCAGCCGGTGCTTTGGAGCGGCGTGTTCAGTGTGGATGGAGGAGATACCGACACCAAGCTGATGGTGTTTGACATCAGCCCTGATTACAGCAGGAACACCGACAGAGATCCAGACTTCTATACCTCTGTGCCATCAGAAGTGACG cCAAAGATCCTAAAACCTAAGGCAGTCCTCTTCAGGCACAGCTACATGACCTCTGTGCTGGCAGTGAGGCAGAGAGGCTGGATGGTTTTCTTCATTGGGACAGGAGACGGCCAGCTCATTAAG CTGTCTGTGGACAGGAACTATCACGCTGCCTGTCCCACGGTGCTCTACAGGACAAGTGATGATCGCAAAGTGTTTCCCAAATTACATCTGGATCCAGTGGGTCATAAACATGTGTATGTGCCATTTAGAAACCAG ATAAGGCGAGTTCCTGTGTCAAAGTGCAGCACGTACACAAATGTGCAGGAGTGTTGGTCTGCACAGGATCCATACTGTGGTTGGTGTGGCTCTAAAAGCAG CTGCACATTTGAAGATGACTGCACAGATTCAGACTGGCTGTCCATTCCTGATGAGTCCCAGCACAAAATGATTTCCCACAAAGTTGAAAAGGACACAAACGGACAG ATTTTACTAAAAATCCACACACACTTGACTGTGGGCCAGGAAGTGTCGTCCAACTTTACCTGTCAGTTCACTGCAAGGTCCAGCTCGATTTGTGCTTTGAATAACCCTCCTCCACAGTTCCCACAATGCACCTGCATCCTGTCTGATCGTACACTTCCTGCTGATG gTCTGCATGTCACAGTGAAATTTAGACTTGGTTCAACACAACTGTCAGAACAGCTGAGGTTGACTAACTGCTCTGACATCAGTGGACCACCAAGTTCAGTCTT GTGTCAGCAGTGCATCAAAGCTGGTTGTGGATGGAACACAAACAGATGTTCCTGGGCCGATCAAACAGAGATCAAT gaCAGCGTTTGCCAAAATGTGCAGTCTGGGAAGAACTTCTCT ATCCCAGAGATCTCCTCCATCACTCCCAGTGTGGTGTCTTTCTACGGTAGAAACCACGCAGTGCTGTCAGGTCGTAACCTCGATAATGTGACTGCAGTGAGGATGCAGGCCGATACTGACTGTACTCCAAAAGA ATCTTCCATTTGGGACAACACTGGTTTCAGTCTGACGTTCCACATTCCCAGTTCAAATATCAAAGGCGTGGTCAACGTATGTCTTCTCCTCCCAGATGGTCGTTGCCATGGCAAAGCTAAAATCACCTACAGCTCATTACCATCATGCACCAATATTACTCCAAGCAGCAGCTGGATCAG TGGGAAGAGGAAGATCACACTCATGGGGTCTCACCTTAACTTTGTTGAAGGGGTCTTCCACAGCCACGCAATGCAGGATGTCAGACTTCCCAGAAACATCAGCTCTGAG TATCTCACCTACAATTCACCTGCAGCTGGGAGCATTTCTAGCAGCACTATGTTTGTCAAAGTAGCCAATGAAACCTTGGCCTGCTCCATTAAACTCCCCTACTATCCAGACCCTGAGTTTACCAGCTTCACAGTTATAAGGACAGGGGAAGATGTGCGCATCACCATTcag aaAAAGACAGACAAGCTGGAGATGATGATAGATGAGTTATCAGCGTGGGGCGTTCAAGACAATACGGAATACCAGTGCATCATGAAAGCCAAAGAAACCAGTAACAACTCTGACTCTTTCATCTGTGAGATTAAAAGACTAACCAACCCTGAATTTGAGGAGTTGCTG ATAAATTATGGTGACAGGACAGTAAGTCTTGGGCTTGATTCCCAGTTACACGAAGCCCTGCAGATATTACGTTTCATGCTGATACCCTGTGTTATTGCAG TGTTGGTGATCATCTATTTCTGGCAGAAGAGACTCACCATTGAGATGAATAAGCTCTGA